A DNA window from Trypanosoma brucei brucei TREU927 chromosome 11 chr11_scaffold01 genomic scaffold, whole genome shotgun sequence contains the following coding sequences:
- a CDS encoding glycerophosphoryl diester phosphodiesterase, putative — MAFSALAAVFFTGFCVLFATILAFSPRQTHDRKKVLARLRAKFPYSVSKIAHRGGSILGPENTLYAFHRAVKEGAADMLELDVRETMDYRIVVCHDEWLERLCGSAYKHVTVKDITVGDDPNTNLPQLQRNIPLHFVSSEKTMYCATDSVPVDGTTRLCLLEEVFEAFPTIPIHIDIKYASSDFTDRIFDLIKKYGREPVTFVGSSNWRNEIYITRHMKRLSSQKDKCKFHTFAGPIDYVLVHVAHYIGVLPLIPLNFDIFSVPLFTKRKKQEIPFFLRPIAQLLNSPSLWMHLQQRGILVVGWVLNDVDEFEEASRWPINGVMTDDPISFNGFLISHDVSNTMNLLN, encoded by the coding sequence ATGGCCTTTTCTGCACTAGCCGCTGTTTTTTTCACCGGTTTCTGTGTTCTGTTCGCCACTATATTAGCTTTTTCTCCGCGACAGACCCATGATAGGAAGAAGGTGCTGGCGCGGTTGAGAGCTAAATTCCCCTACTCTGTCAGTAAGATCGCTCACAGAGGGGGGAGTATATTGGGACCGGAAAATACTTTGTATGCTTTCCACAGGGCAGTGAAGGAGGGCGCGGCGGACATGCTGGAGTTAGATGTTCGCGAAACCATGGACTATCGTATTGTGGTTTGCCATGACGAGTGGCTGGAAAGACTTTGTGGGAGTGCGTACAAGCACGTGACTGTAAAAGACATCACGGTTGGCGACGATCCCAACACCAATCTCCCCCAACTGCAAAGGAATATACCTCTCCATTTTGTGTCTAGTGAGAAAACCATGTACTGTGCCACAGATTCCGTACCAGTGGACGGCACCACTCGCTTGTGCTTGCTGGAAGAAGTATTCGAAGCATTTCCTACTATCCCAATTCACATTGATATTAAATATGCGAGTTCAGATTTCACTGATCGGATATTCGATTTGATTAAGAAATATGGACGCGAACCGGTTACATTCGTTGGCAGTAGCAACTGGAGgaatgaaatatatattacaagGCATATGAAAAGACTTTCTTCACAGAAGGACAAGTGTAAATTTCACACCTTCGCCGGTCCCATAGACTACGTGCTTGTGCACGTTGCTCACTATATTGGCGTGCTGCCGCTGATCCCCTTGAACTTTgatattttttctgttcccTTATTTACgaaacgaaagaaacaagaaattcCATTTTTCTTGCGGCCGATAGCACAGCTTTTAAATTCCCCGTCCCTGTGGATGCACTTGCAGCAGCGGGGTATTCTTGTTGTCGGTTGGGTGCTAAACGACGTCGATGAGTTCGAGGAGGCTTCTAGATGGCCAATAAATGGTGTAATGACCGATGATCCAATATCATTCAACGGTTTCCTAATATCACACGACGTTTCTAATACGATGAATTTGCTGAACTGA